ATCGAGGCTGATTCCAtattcgaagcagtaaatgaaatgattagaccaagccacaagaaagatttttatcacagtccgaCCTGGGCAAGAAATTACAcattaatgcttgaaggatgtcaggctGAAGTCTGTAACAACACTAaggggttaactagaaggatgtgtattttttggtattcacaattATATGGATTAACGGTAGGGGGTTTGCGTCCTGACACATTAGGAGATCGGGAATTTTTTAAGCCAAGACCCCCTTATTTAAatatagctactttaggaactggagaattatgctataaagtcttacgtggaTATATGCAAAGAAATATACCAGAAGATTATAGGTATTATAGAAAAGGTATGTATGAGACGTATCCTATGACGTACTGGTATGgggagggatataataagcaaaaatatgattattatccccaggacacaaggattgaagcagagacctttgaaagaaaattaataggaaCAAAGACGCTAGTGTTGGAGGATGGACAGCTCAGAGTTAAGACGAATTGGTTTACAGTAGATAAGACAAATACGTGGGAAAAGAATAATACGAAAACGGGAAATGGCCTTTTAGATCGCATAATGATTATGGGTGATAAGGTTGGAGACTTGGTGCCGCCTGGGTTTACGACCCCTGGAACAACTAAGTGGGGCGCTTTTAGTTTAGTGAACTTTAATTACTTTAACGGATTAGGAATAGATCATCATGTGTGCTTTAATGAGCCCAGAATAGGGAagaatcctcaacctgaaagataTACAATTGACCCTGACACGCCCAAAGAATTTCCTAATTTCAGGGATTATTCAAACTGGGACCTACGGAGCGGATATTGCTCTCCATTCAGACGATCTCTTGACCAACAGGAAGCGGAGTGGTTTGACTACTTTGCATATGGGATTAACGGCACGCTAAGAGGAGTAAGCTTGATTGTACGAGGAGTTGGTGAAATATTATCTGACAGTGTGGTACAGGTCTCAAATAATGTTATACAAGGAACAAGTCATTCGATTGAGACGGTCGTAAGAGGGGTACGTGATAATATAATAGCTCCAGTCTGGGACgcgttgttttggcctctctgcgCACTTGGGTTAATGGTAGGAATGATAGTTTTATTGGTAAGCATGATTTTGGCCTGCAAGCATGAGAAGTGGCAGCTGAGAGGGAGGAAGCTACTTAGAGATAAGGGACCTGGTCAGCAGGAGAATGACAGACCAGCAGGAAAGGCAGGAAGTAATGACATCATTCCTTCTTCAGGGGGTTCTATTTAATACAGGGGGTGCAGCACTGACAGCTCCAGCCTGGTCCTGACCTGTCAGTTTGAACAGCTACTCTGGTAAGCAGCAAGGATGAGCCAGCAGTTTCAGTCAGAGCAAAAACCGATTGTAGTGGCTGGATATGAGGTATGTTACATCCTTAAGATTACCTTTATGCTTTTCTTTTTACTGTTAGCTCAGATTAGAGACATCAATGTTAGAAAATTATTAATATACGCAAGCATCTTTGCATTTATGAATGTGACCAGATGGTTGAATAATGATTTTATTACTAGTGCAAGCTTGTTACCATGGTTGTACAGTGATGAAATGCCAACATGTTTAGTAATAGGAGGAGTGATTATTTGTTTGCTTACGGCAACGGGGGAAAGCTTGGTGTGGTGTATGAAAGCTCACCTGACTATTATTGCAGCCTGTACGGATTTTTTTATCATATTCACGGGCCTTTGTGCAGTGATGACGTTGTTTTACAGTTCACAGGCTGAGTGGGGAAGATATAAGTCTATGGTTATACTGGTTGCTCTTGTGGGCTTCAGTGTGGAAATACTCTCTTGGTTTTGCCAGGAAGGTGCACTAATTCTGTGGGGCGTAATTATGTTTATTCTAGGTGGACCCGGACATGCAGCGCATTTTAAAGGGACTAATCCCAGCTGCAGATGCACCAGTGCCTATGTCCAGGGATACCGTGACTTATGTGTGCACGGTGAAACTCAGGGGACGAATGATGGGCCCGCTGAAAACGATCGCTCTTCAATGTGAGCATTCTGCAATGTTTGAACAATGCATGTGTTGCAGGCTTGTTGCGGAATCTCGGACCGCATGGAAACGGAACTCCCAGGGTCGTTTGTTGAGGAAACAGACGTACTAATCCTAACTTCACCTGATATTCAAGAGCTTTTCAGGGAGAGCCACGAGGAGATGCTGACAACGGTGTGTCCAGTCGCCGTGGCTGAAGATGAAGCGGATTTGAACAGAGATTGCCAAACGAAGGAGGCTGTATTAGCAATAAGAACAGCTTCGACTCAAGATCCTAACCCTAATAATGTGTACATAATCCCTATGATTACTTGTGATAAAGCGCAAGAAGAAACGTCCTCCCCTGTTCAGCGGACCTCAAGAGGAGAGCTGAAGTGGAAGATCAAGTTTGAAAGAGGATGTTATTACATGGGCCAGAGCAAGCCCTTAGATTGCTATCAGTTCATGAATATGTTGTCTGTGAAGAACGGATGGTTTGATTCTGAGATCAAAGTCTCTTATGGGACAGCTCCTCTGTTAGAAATGAGAAGTAATCCCCTGGTGTTTAGCGCAAGTTTTCCACCAGGAATGCTGGGGAAGCTCCCGTCTGGGGAACATCAGGTCACGGACCTGTCGCTGTTTTACCTTGGAGAAGAGGTTCCAGGTGAGAGGAAGAAGTTTCGTGGTTATATTACTACCAGCAAAGGTACCCTGTGCATGCCGATTTCTGACGATGGCATAATGATGAGGAGAAGAATCGATGTGGAGGCTACGGTTCAAGCTCTGCGTTTCCAGCCAGATCCGGATAAGATGGATACCAAGTTCCTGAAGGCTTGTGTGTTCGCATTGAAACATTATGGTCCCCTACCACGATTTAACTCGCAAAGAGGATGTCGCATGCTCCCGAAGATCAGAGCCACAGACAGAAGTGGCAAAGGAAGAGGACACAACGGGAGGGGCCACATGGAGAGCAAAGATAAGCGGAGCCCAGCGGAGCCTGCTGATGCGAGTGAAATCGAGGCAGGTGAAGACAGGAAGGGAGCCAACTGAAGACAGCACCACAGGATGTGAAGCCCCTTTGAAGACAGCTCGAGCTTTAGAAGGATCTGAAACCGTcctacaaatgataaatgattacTTTGTTTTACTATCTTGTGACGCAGATGACTAAAGATTACATTGTTTTAGTTGTCTTAAAGTTAAATCATATATACGTCACTCTGAAAAAGTGCTTGTAACATGAAAATGCTATACAATGGAAAATGCTTTGCTTAGCAGTTTTTAGAACATATATAAGAACAAGTTAGAAGGGCGCGGCAAGGCTCGGATATACgcttgcacgcacgcacgcagcgCGAGTTCACGGCAACGAAAGACGGAGAGTCTACAGTAGCTTTTTCCTCTTAGATAGTTAGACGCAGCATACTCATAAGAGGATATTTACTCTTGGATTTACCCTTTTATATCTTTTGAATTTTGgaataaacttttttgaaaaaggattctcattcattggattttaagggacaatttaatctctttgagtgggagctccggccctggcctaacaggagtggaggtaagccaccttattgcttgtacctgcttcacaggacttgtttttcagggtgtgacagattaataaaagatACCTTAGGCTAATGGGAGTttcatctccccctctctcttgagtatcgggacatgcctaagggtgataagccatgatagttcgttggttcaaacaggctcttttTGCACCAAAAAAGTCTTTGTtcagcgtgggaaggaaccatttcaaagggtggattaattagattaattgataaatctatgttagcctgatcaactaactagtaatcattttctagttaccaccgcccacttTGCTAACGAAGACGCAAATTAaccctgataggacccaaattAATAGTCAGTAAGATTGGCCAACTCTGAACTTCCGCCTTAGTATCCAAAACCACTGGATAACAGGATTTAAAGGGGAGTGAATTAATACAGGAGAACAAGTACGGCAATTCCATTCCAACCTTTAAAATAGGAACAAGTTTTAATTGAGAAAGTCCATCccagggtctaatacaataaTACTCACCTACGGCCTCAACTTCTCTGAGAAAGCAGCGTAATTCGAGGATCTAACGGAACCTCTTAAAGGGCACGCTCGcatcatgatctctctaggacattcagaagccaagttataagcccacaaatgtgtaactggactacttctttaaattgacaccagatccggtgacctttgggacatggtttgacccccttaggaaagtgctatcatcatgaaacaatcagatcacttacaactcaatagattctaccttcctgtaacgtttcagcctgattggaccttgttttaacacaaattagcccagaatgatgtgaaattgtgcttcgtgcaacataattctgagtgccatttacaaaccataagtgctaatgactccattcctttttgtggttgtaggggctgttgattggagtacactaaaacaaacctgatctctctaggacattcagaagccaagttataagcccacaaatgtgtaactggactacttctttaaattgacaccagatccggtgacctttgggacatggtttgacccccttaggaaagtgctgtcatcatgaaacgttcagatcacttacaactcaatagattctaccttcctgtaacgtttcagcctgattggaccttgttttcacacaaatgaacccagaatgatgtgaaattgtgcttcgtgcaacataattctggttgccatttaaaaaccataagtgctaatgactcagttcctttttgtggttgtaggggctgttgattggagtacactaaaacaaacctgacctctctaggacattcagaagccaagttataagcccacaaaggtgtaactggactacttctttaaagtgacaccaggcccggtgacctttgggacatggtttgacccccttaggaaagtgctatcatcatgaaacgttcagattacttacaactcaatagattctaccttcctgtaacgtttcagcctgattggaccttgttttcacacaaatggacccagaatgatgtgaaattgtgctttgtgcaacataattctgggtgccatttacaaaccataagtgctaaatgactccattcctttttgtggttgtaggggctgttgattggagtacattaaaacaaacctgatctctctaggacattcagaagccaagttataagcccacaaatgtgtaactggactactttaaattgacaccagatccggtgacctttgggacatggtttgacccccttaggaaagtgctatcatcatgaaactttcagatcacttacaactcaatagattctaccttcctgtaacgtttcagcctgattggaccttgttttcacacaaatgaacccagaatgttgtgaatttgtgcttcgtgcaacataattctgggtgccatttgaaaaccataagtgctaatgactccattcctttttgtggttgtaggggctgttgattgcagtacactaaaacaaacctgatctctccaggacattcagaagccaagttataagcccacaaatgtgtaactggactacttctttaaattgacaccagatccggtgacctttgggacatggtttgacccccttaggaaagtgctatcatcatgaaacgttcagatcacttacaactcaatagattctaccttcctgtaacatttcagcctgattggaccttgttttcacacaattggacccagaatgaagtgaaattgtgcttcgtgcaacataattctgggtgccatttacaaaccataagtgctaatgactccattcctttttgtggttgtaggggctgttgattggagtgcattaaaacaaacctgatctctctaggacattcagaagccaagttataagcccacaaatgtgtaactggactactttaaattgacaccagatccggtgaccttcgggacatggtttgacccccttaggaaagtgctatcatcatgaaacgttcagatcacttacaactcaatagattctaccttcctgtaacgtttcagcctgattggaccttgttttcacacaaatgagcccagaatgatgtgaaattgtgcttcgtgcaacataattctgagtgccatttacaaaccataagtgctaatgactccattcctttttgtggttgtaggggctgttgattggagtacactaaaacaaacctgatctctctaggacattcagatgccaagttataagcccacaaatgtgtaactggactacttctttaaattgacaccagatccggtgacctttgggacatggtttgacccccttaggaaagtgctatcatcatgaaacgttcagatcacttacaactcaatttctaccttcctgtaacgtttcagcctgattggaccttgttttcacacaaatggacccagaatgatgtgaaattgtgcttcgtgcaacataattctgggtgccatttacaaaccataagtgctaatgactcctttcctttttgtggttgtaggggctgttgattggagtacactaaaacaaacctgacctctctaggacattcagaagccaagttataagcccacaaaggtgtaactggactacttctttaaagtgacaccaggcccggtgacctttgggacatggttttaccccctataggaatgtgcgatcatcttgaaacgttcagatcacttacaactcaatagattctaccttcttgtagtttttcagcctgattggaccttgttttcacacaaatggacccagaatgatgtgaaattgtgcttcgtgcaacataattctgggtgccatttacaaaccttaagtcctaatgactccattcctttttgtggttgtaggggctgttgattggagtacactaaaaacaaacctgatctccataggacattcagaagccaagttataagcccacaaatgtgtaactggactacttctttaaattgacaccagatccggtgacctttgggacatggtttgacccccttaggaaagtgctatcatcatgaaacaatcagatcacttacaactcaatagattctaccttcctgtaacgtttcagcctgattggaccttgttttcacacaaatgagcccagaatgatatgaaattgtgcttcgtgcaacataattctgagtgccatttacaaaccataagtgctaatgactccattcctttttgtggttgtaggggctgttgattggagtacactaaaacaaacctgatctctctaggacattcagaagccaagttataagcccacaaatgtgtaactggactacttctttaaattgacaccagatccggtgacctttgggacatggtttgacccccttaggaaagtgctatcatcatgaaacaatcagatcacttacaactcaatagattctaccttcctgtaacgtttcagcctgattggaccttgttttcacacaaattagcccagaatgatgtgaaattgtgcttcgtgcaacataattctgagtgccatttacaaaccataagtgctaatgactccattcctttttgtggttgtaggggctgttgattggagtacactaaaacaaacctgatctctctaggacattcagaagccaagttataagcccacaaatgtgtaactggactacttctttaaattgacaccagatccggtgacctttgggacatggtttgacccccttaggaaagtgctatcatcatgaaacgttcagatcacttacaactcaatagattctaccttcctgtaacgtttcagcctgattggaccttgttttcacacaaatgaacccagaatgatgtgaaattgtgcttcgtgcaacataattctgggtgccatttaaaaaccataagtgctaatgactccattcctttttgtggttgtaggggctgttgattggagtacactaaaacaaacctgacctctctaggacattcagaagccaagttataagcccacaaaggtgtaactggactacttctttaaagtgacaccaggcccggtgacctttgtgacatggtttgacccccttaggaaagtgctatcatcatgaaacgttcagatcacttacaactcaatagattctaccttcctgtaacgtttcagcctgattggaccttgttttcacacaaatggacccagaatgatgtgaaattgtgctttgtgcaacataattctgggtgccatttacaaaccataagtgctaaatgactccattcctttttgtggtcataggggctgttgattggagtacattaaaacaaacctgatctctctaggacattcagaagccaagttataagcccacaaatgtgtaactggactactttaaattgacaccagatccggtgacctttgggacatggtttgacccccttaggaaagtgctatcatcatgaaactttcagatcacttacaactcaatagattctaccttcctgtaacgtttcagcctgattggaccttgttttcacacaaatgaacccagaatgttgtgaatttgtgcttcgtgcaacataattctgggtgccatttgaaaaccataagtgctaatgactccattcctttttgtggttgtaggggctgttgattgcagtacactaaaacaaacctgatctctctaggacattcagaagccaagttataagcccacaaatgtgtaactggactacttctttaaattgacaccagatccggtgacctttgggacatggtttgacccccttaggaaagtgctatcatcatgaaacgttcagatcacttacaactcaatagattctaccttcctgtaacatttcagcctgattggaccttgttttcacacaattggacccagaatgaagtgaaattgtgcttcgtgcaacataattctgggtgccatttacaaaccataagtgctaatgactccattcctttttgtggttgtaggggctgttgattggagtgcattaaaacaaacctgatctctctaggacattcagaagccaagttataagcccacaaatgtgtaactggactactttaaattgacaccagatccggtgaccttcgggacatggtttgacccccttaggaaagtgctatcatcatgaaacgttcagatcacttacaactcaatagattctaccttcctgtaacgtttcagcctgattggaccttgttttcacacaaatgagcccagaatgatgtgaaattgtgcttcgtgcaacataattctgagtgccatttacaaaccataagtgctaatgactccattcctttttgtggttgtaggggctgttgattggagtacactaaaacaaacctgatctctctaggacattcagaagccaagttataagcccacaaatgtgtaactggactacttctttaaattgacaccagatccggtgacctttgggacatggttttacccccttaggaaagtgctatcatcatgaaacgttcagatcacttacaactcaatttctaccttcctgtaacgtttcagcctgattggaccttgttttcacacaaatggacccagaatgatgtgaaattgtgcttcgtgcaacataattctgggtgccatttacaaaccataagtgctaatgactcctttcctttttgtggttgtaggggctgttgattggagtacactaaaacaaacctgacctctctaggacattcagaagccaagttataagcccacaaaggtgtaactggactacttctttaaagtgacaccaggcccggtgacctttgggacatggttttaccccctataggaatgtgcgatcatcttgaaacgttcagatcacttacaactcaatagattctaccttcttgtagtttttcagcctgattggaccttgttttcacacaaatggacccagaatgatgtgaaattgtgcttcgtgcaacataattctgggtgccatttacaaaccttaagtcctaatgactccattcctttttgtggttgtaggggctgttgattggagtacactaaaaacaaacctgatctccataggacattcagaagccaagttataagcccacaaatgtgtaactggactacttctttaaattgacaccagatccagtgacctttgggacatggtttgacccccttaggaaagtgctatcatcatgaaacaatcagatcacttacaactcaatagattctaccttcctgtaacgtttcagcctgattggaccttgttttcacacaaatgagcccagaatgatatgaaattgtgcttcgtgcaacataattctgagtgccatttacaaaccataagtgctaatgactccattcctttttgtggttgtaggggctgttgattggagtacactaaaacaaacctgatctctctaggacattcagaagccaagttataagcccacaaatgtgtaactggactacttctttaaattgacaccagatccggtgacctttgggacatggtttgacccccttaggaaagtgctatcatcatgaaacaatcagatcacttacaactcaatagattctaccttcctgtaacgtttcagcctgattggaccttgttttcacacaaattagcccagaatgatgtgaaattgtgcttcgtgcaacataattctgagtgccatttacaaaccataagtgctaatgactccattcctttttgtggttgtaggggctgttgattggagtacactaaaacaaacctgatctctctaggacattcagaagccaagttataagcccacaaatgtgtaactggactacttctttaaattgacaccagatccggtgacctttgggacatggtttgacccccttaggaaagtgctatcatcatgaaacgttcagatcacttacaactcaatagattctaccttcctgtaacgtttcagcctgattggaccttgttttcacacaaatgaacccagaatgatgtgaaattgtgcttcgtgcaacataattctgggtgccatttaaaaaccataagtgctaatgactccattcctttttgtggttgtaggggctgttgattggagtacactaaaacaaacctgacctctctaggacattcagaagccaagttataagcccacaaaggtgtaactggactacttctttaaagtgacaccaggcccggtgacctttgtgacatggtttgacccccttaggaaagtgctatcatcatgaaacgttcagatcacttacaactcaatagattctaccttcctgtaacgtttcagcctgattggaccttgttttcacacaaatggacccagaatgatgtgaaattgtgctttgtgcaacataattctgggtgccatttacaaaccataagtgctaaatgactccattcctttttgtggtcataggggctgttgattggagtacattaaaacaaacctgatctctctaggacattcagaagccaagttataagcccacaaatgtgtaactggactactttaaattgacaccagatccggtgacctttgggacatggtttgacccccttaggaaagtgctatcatcatgaaactttcagatcacttacaactcaatagattctaccttcctgtaacgtttcagcctgattggaccttgttttcacacaaatgaacccagaatgttgtgaatttgtgcttcgtgcaacataattctgggtgccatttgaaaaccataagtgctaatgactccattcctttttgtggttgtaggggctgttgattgcagtacactaaaacaaacctgatctctctaggacattcagaagccaagttataagcccacaaatgtgtaactggactacttctttaaattgacaccagatccggtgacctttgggacatggtttgacccccttaggaaagtgctatcatcatgaaacgttcagatcacttacaactcaatagattctaccttcctgtaacatttcagcctgattggaccttgttttcacacaattggacccagaatgaagtgaaattgtgcttcgtgcaacataattctgggtgccatttacaaaccataagtgctaatgactccattcctttttgtggttgtaggggctgttgattggagtgcattaaaacaaacctgatctctctaggacattcagaagccaagttataagcccacaaatgtgtaactggactactttaaattgacaccagatccggtgaccttcgggacatggtttgacccccttaggaaagtgctatcatcatgaaacgttcagatcacttacaactcaatagattctaccttcctgtaacgtttcagcctgattggaccttgttttcacacaaatgaacccagaatgatgtgaaattgtgagtcgtgcaacataattctgggtgccatttaaaaaccataagtgctaatgactccattcctttttgtggttgtaggggcttttgattggagtacactaaaacaaacctaacctcactaggacattcagaagccaagttataagcccacaaatgtgtaactggactacttctttaaagtgacaccaggcccggtgacctttgggacatggttttaccccctataggaatgtgcgatcatcttgaaacgttcagatcacttacaactcaatagattctaccttcttgtagcgtttcagcctgattggaccttgttttcacacaaatggacccagaatgatgtgaaattgtgcttcgtgcaacataattctgggtgccatttacaaaccataagtgctaatgactccattcctttttgtggttgtaggggctgttgattggagtacattaaaacaaacctgatctctctaggacattcagaagccaagttataagcccacaaatgtgtaactggactacttctttaaattgacaccagatccggtgacctttgggacatggtttgacccccttaggaaagtgctatcatcatgaaacgttcagatcacttacaactcaatagattctaccttcctgtaacgtttcagcctgattggaccttgtttttacacaaatgaacccagaatgatgtgaaattgtgcttcgtgcaacataattctgggtgccatttaaaaaccataagtgctaatgactccattcctttttgtggttgaaggggctgttgattggagtacactaaaacaatcctgatctctctaggacattcagaagccaagttataagcccacaaatgtgtaactggactacttctttaaattgacaccagatccgttgacctttgggacatggtttgacccccttaggaaagtgctatcatcatgaaacgttcagatcacttacaactcaatagattctaccttcctgtaacgtttcagcctgattggaccttgttttcacacaaatgaacccagaatgaagtgaaattgtgcttcgtgcaacataattctgggtgccatttacaaaccataagtgctaatgactccattcctttttgtggttgtaggggctgttgattggagttcattaaaacaaacctgatctctctaggacattcagaagccaagttataagcccacaaatgtgtaactggactacttctttaaattgaaaccagatccggtg
This sequence is a window from Nothobranchius furzeri strain GRZ-AD chromosome 14, NfurGRZ-RIMD1, whole genome shotgun sequence. Protein-coding genes within it:
- the LOC139062608 gene encoding uncharacterized protein; its protein translation is MNNETHPWAEYMSIMLDQTGSTEPNQSCQVVLRKKKILDQTSGEVELWVYKYCLKDDLDKGHNFTTYKVIKIEKWWPHRIEYGCFQTRDSSLSSWQTGNVTYWYQRMSKGREKRENCPTPPPNTTLKYDSLSVVEESHMWQNVKDNVIKWLLRVPPTVTGPMEETEEGEETVPLFVEPGGRNKRSASQDLARLLRKGHSEYANYTGYQNYVISINSTYFNWTFFSLHNEVSLQPQGWELHKVIHTLYTEWIYQVPNFKHPGVVQWMKKNQSDPTNLDTGFHAWNEETRRCLTKRANDSSLWQGGEPLRLRLTGTYYQKGTATPDDKIEADSIFEAVNEMIRPSHKKDFYHSPTWARNYTLMLEGCQAEVCNNTKGLTRRMCIFWYSQLYGLTVGGLRPDTLGDREFFKPRPPYLNIATLGTGELCYKVLRGYMQRNIPEDYRYYRKGMYETYPMTYWYGEGYNKQKYDYYPQDTRIEAETFERKLIGTKTLVLEDGQLRVKTNWFTVDKTNTWEKNNTKTGNGLLDRIMIMGDKVGDLVPPGFTTPGTTKWGAFSLVNFNYFNGLGIDHHVCFNEPRIGKNPQPERYTIDPDTPKEFPNFRDYSNWDLRSGYCSPFRRSLDQQEAEWFDYFAYGINGTLRGVSLIVRGVGEILSDSVVQVSNNVIQGTSHSIETVVRGVRDNIIAPVWDALFWPLCALGLMVGMIVLLVSMILACKHEKWQLRGRKLLRDKGPGQQENDRPAGKAGSNDIIPSSGGSI